GCGGGCAATAAGATGTGCCTGTGCAAAAATATCCCTCTTGCTAAAAAAGAGGGCCTTCGGTTTCCCTGTGGTCCCGCTTGAGGTGTGAAGCCTTACCACCTTTTCAAGAGGCTCAGCAAGAAGTCCAAAGGGATAATCCACAAAAAGATCCTCCTTGGTGGTAAAGGGAAAGTGCCTGATGTCTTCAAGAGTTTTTAAATTAGAGGGCTTAATCTTGGCCTTCTTACATTTCTCTCTGTAATGGGGAACCTTTTTATAAACTTTATTGAGAATTTTTCTAAGTTTTCCTAATTGTAAAATCCTCAGGTCTTCTCTAGGTGCAACTTCAATGGGATTGTAATAACTCCTTTCCAAGGCGAACTCCCTCCTCAAAGGCTTTGAGATTCAGTTCCAGAAATTTCCCTGGGACAGCCTCTTTTATAACCTCTTTCCAGATAGCCTCTTTAAAAGGGAGAAAGAGGGATAAAACACCAAGAAGAATGGTATTTTCTACTTTGGAACTGCCCAGATTTTTAGCCACCTCTTCTGCATCAATTTCAATGACCCGAAACCCTTTATTTTTAATCCTCTCAGGAATATCTTGAGGATACTGAGAAGGATCAAATCCTGCAGGAGGAATCTGCTTGCGGTTCAAAATAATGGTGGCTTTTTCCTTAAGATAATGAAGATATCTCAGGGCCTCAAGCTCTTCAAGGGCAAGCATAAGCTCAGCAGAACCAGCTGGTATAGTAGGTGAATATACCCTTTTTCCAAAGCGAATCTGACCAATAACTGAGCCTCCCCTTTGTGCCATTCCGTGAATTTCACTTTCCTTAACATCAAAATCACTTTTTAGGGCACAAAGAGCAATCATCCGGCTGGCAAGAATAATCCCTTGACCTCCTGTTCCTGAAAGCAAAATATTGTTCGTCTCCTTTGCCATAAGAGCCCCCCTGTCTGAAAATTCAAAAAAAGATTAACACATATTTTGCATAATCACAAGTGAATATGTAAAAATAACACCATTATAGCCTTTGCAAGAAGAGAGCAGGGGATTATAATCAGGAGAAATATCAACCTTTGGAGGTAATAATGATCAAAAAAATAGGTATTATTGGCGGGGGCCAGATGGCAGAAGCTCTGATCAAAGGATTTCTTGAAAGAGACCTCTTTTCTCCAAAAGAAATTCTTATTTCAGAACCTGTAGGGGAAAGAAGACAATATCTGGGAGAATATTACTACA
This window of the Caldimicrobium thiodismutans genome carries:
- a CDS encoding indolepyruvate oxidoreductase subunit beta produces the protein MAKETNNILLSGTGGQGIILASRMIALCALKSDFDVKESEIHGMAQRGGSVIGQIRFGKRVYSPTIPAGSAELMLALEELEALRYLHYLKEKATIILNRKQIPPAGFDPSQYPQDIPERIKNKGFRVIEIDAEEVAKNLGSSKVENTILLGVLSLFLPFKEAIWKEVIKEAVPGKFLELNLKAFEEGVRLGKELLQSH